A DNA window from Actinomadura coerulea contains the following coding sequences:
- a CDS encoding thiolase domain-containing protein, producing the protein MPRPVAVVAFAQTEHSGEDRGMAEIEILAPVITEIKERTGQKQFGFTCSGSCDYLAGAPFAFVSALDAIGAWPPISESHVEMDAAWALYEAWVKLQHGDIDTALVYGFGKSSQGNLRAVLTQQLDPYHLAPLGIDAVSLAALQARAYMERSGAKEDDLRAVAARSREAGRGNPFALHLPEPEGDDYDVAPLHPYDVAPVTDGAAAIVLAAGDRARDMCERPAWITGIDHRTEPHAPGVRDLSRSDSARVAGERAGATGIEVAELHAQYTHEELILREALGLGEDTAVNPSGGPLSANPMMAAGLIRIGEAAARVHDGSASRVLGHASSGPCLQQNLVCVLSGENHG; encoded by the coding sequence ATGCCTCGTCCCGTGGCCGTGGTCGCGTTCGCGCAGACCGAGCACAGCGGTGAGGACCGGGGGATGGCCGAGATCGAGATCCTGGCCCCCGTCATCACCGAGATCAAGGAGCGGACGGGCCAGAAGCAGTTCGGCTTCACCTGCTCCGGATCCTGCGACTACCTCGCCGGCGCCCCCTTCGCGTTCGTGTCGGCGCTCGACGCCATCGGCGCCTGGCCGCCGATCTCCGAGAGCCACGTCGAGATGGACGCCGCCTGGGCGCTGTACGAGGCGTGGGTGAAGCTCCAGCACGGCGACATCGACACCGCGCTCGTGTACGGGTTCGGGAAGTCGTCGCAGGGCAACCTGCGCGCCGTCCTCACCCAGCAGCTCGACCCGTACCACCTGGCGCCGCTCGGCATCGACGCGGTGTCCCTGGCCGCGCTCCAGGCCCGCGCCTACATGGAGCGGTCGGGCGCGAAGGAGGACGACCTGCGCGCCGTCGCCGCGCGGTCCCGCGAGGCCGGGCGCGGCAACCCGTTCGCGCTGCACCTGCCCGAGCCGGAGGGCGACGACTACGACGTCGCCCCGCTGCACCCCTACGACGTCGCGCCCGTCACCGACGGCGCCGCCGCGATCGTCCTCGCGGCGGGCGACCGGGCCCGCGACATGTGCGAGCGCCCCGCGTGGATCACTGGGATCGACCACCGCACCGAGCCGCACGCGCCGGGCGTCCGCGACCTGAGCCGCTCGGACTCGGCCCGCGTCGCGGGCGAGCGGGCCGGCGCGACCGGGATCGAGGTCGCCGAGCTGCACGCGCAGTACACGCACGAGGAGCTGATCCTGCGGGAGGCGCTCGGCCTGGGCGAGGACACGGCGGTCAACCCGTCCGGCGGGCCGCTGTCGGCGAACCCGATGATGGCCGCGGGCCTCATCCGGATCGGCGAGGCCGCGGCCCGCGTCCACGACGGGTCGGCGTCCCGCGTGCTGGGGCACGCCTCGTCCGGCCCCTGCCTCCAGCAGAACCTCGTCTGCGTCCTGTCGGGAGAGAACCATGGCTAA
- a CDS encoding MarR family winged helix-turn-helix transcriptional regulator yields the protein MSTPERERMAGELQMAMQRSTMFMVLLHHATASKAGMNVTDAQCVNALTLDGPQTPGQLAQLMGITTGGAITAVIDRLERAGYVRRTRDPDDRRRVIVELVEENVAQFARYFEPIGRAFRDRLDTYTDDQVAVLLDWIHHNNETMPTVIEEIRKLP from the coding sequence GTGTCGACCCCGGAGCGCGAGCGGATGGCGGGCGAGCTGCAGATGGCGATGCAGCGCAGCACGATGTTCATGGTGCTGCTGCACCATGCCACCGCGAGCAAGGCGGGCATGAACGTCACCGACGCGCAGTGCGTCAACGCGCTGACGCTGGACGGCCCCCAGACGCCCGGCCAGCTCGCCCAGCTCATGGGCATCACGACCGGCGGCGCCATCACCGCCGTCATCGACCGCCTGGAGCGCGCCGGCTACGTCCGCCGCACCCGCGACCCCGACGACCGCCGCCGCGTCATCGTCGAACTCGTCGAGGAGAACGTCGCCCAGTTCGCCCGCTACTTCGAACCGATCGGCCGCGCCTTCCGCGACCGCCTCGACACCTACACCGACGACCAGGTCGCCGTGCTCCTCGACTGGATCCACCACAACAACGAGACGATGCCGACCGTGATAGAAGAAATCCGCAAACTCCCCTGA
- a CDS encoding NAD(P)H-dependent flavin oxidoreductase → MRTRVTELFGIEYPIFAFSHCRDVVAAVSRAGGMGVLGALHFTPEELELELKWIDEHVGGKPYGVDVVMPAKYEGADVGDAEELLGKLQGMIPAQHREFLENLLAEHGVEPRGEQAGKALLGWTDVTARPQVEVALKHPIALLANALGPPPADVVEQSHEHGVKVAGLASNARHARKQVEVGVDIIVAQGTEAGGHTGDVATMVLIPEVVDAVGENTIVLAAGGIGRGRQMAAGMALGADGVWTGSIWLTVDEADTPERALPKLLGATSRDTVRSRAWTGKPARFLKTAWTEAWESEDSPGYLPMPMQFMLIADALPRIQRSGDGELVTFPVGQIVGSMNQVKPAAQVVYDLIEEYVEAIERLNAITEG, encoded by the coding sequence GTGCGGACACGAGTCACCGAACTATTCGGCATCGAGTACCCGATCTTCGCGTTCAGTCATTGCCGCGACGTGGTCGCGGCGGTGAGCCGCGCCGGCGGCATGGGCGTCCTCGGCGCCCTGCACTTCACTCCCGAGGAGCTCGAACTCGAGCTGAAGTGGATCGACGAGCACGTCGGGGGCAAGCCCTACGGCGTGGACGTCGTGATGCCCGCCAAGTACGAGGGCGCCGACGTCGGCGACGCCGAGGAGCTGCTCGGCAAGCTCCAGGGCATGATTCCGGCGCAGCATCGGGAGTTCCTGGAGAACCTGCTGGCCGAGCACGGTGTGGAGCCGCGCGGCGAGCAGGCGGGAAAGGCGTTGCTCGGCTGGACGGACGTGACCGCGCGGCCGCAGGTCGAGGTCGCGCTCAAGCACCCGATCGCCCTGCTGGCCAACGCGCTCGGCCCGCCCCCGGCGGACGTCGTCGAGCAGTCGCACGAGCACGGCGTGAAGGTCGCGGGGCTGGCCTCCAACGCCCGGCACGCCCGCAAGCAGGTCGAGGTCGGCGTGGACATCATCGTCGCGCAGGGCACCGAGGCCGGCGGGCACACCGGCGACGTCGCCACCATGGTCCTCATCCCCGAGGTCGTGGACGCCGTCGGCGAGAACACCATCGTGCTCGCGGCGGGCGGCATCGGACGGGGCCGCCAGATGGCCGCCGGCATGGCGCTCGGCGCGGACGGCGTCTGGACGGGCTCGATCTGGCTGACGGTCGACGAGGCCGACACCCCCGAGCGCGCCCTGCCGAAGCTGCTGGGCGCCACGTCCCGCGACACCGTCCGGTCCCGGGCCTGGACGGGCAAGCCCGCGCGGTTCCTCAAGACCGCGTGGACCGAGGCGTGGGAGAGCGAGGACTCGCCGGGCTACCTCCCGATGCCCATGCAGTTCATGCTGATCGCCGACGCGCTGCCCCGGATCCAGCGGTCCGGTGACGGCGAGCTGGTCACCTTCCCGGTGGGCCAGATCGTCGGATCGATGAACCAGGTGAAGCCGGCCGCCCAGGTCGTCTACGACCTGATCGAGGAGTACGTCGAGGCGATCGAGCGCCTCAACGCCATCACCGAGGGCTGA
- a CDS encoding DUF3068 domain-containing protein: MLEVGPDGSGRPPPAVRATAAPEVFMRRPVGLVLIGLGAFFLTLAPLVRFYVADQVVVAPLNRYQVTSLESKGSTYFDEADLKLKTGVTLLAKNTVRGDVRANEGNDDIAVWDSTTNIYNQEKPDKPVQIQGYRIAFDRRTGVLTNCCGANVDGDNGVRMTGYGLLFPIANVQKKDYPFYDMTTKQTAPMQFNAVEKVHGLTAYRFTQTIPLTKTAALDAKLPAKMLGLPEDAGSQKVDRYTEAYNTVWVDPRTGIPVKHRENIRSTVRTADGRGSMIVAQADLITVDRDQKGLVDMANSTALQIDMVRSYIPAAGVLLGLIMLFVGGHFGMGRREAPPLEAPRRPDGKFGDMTPAGPPRPSGPPGPSKPSAVPTESAAPVVPSAGPPESRRPAPRSQRQQRKAAGPAKRR, translated from the coding sequence ATGCTGGAGGTGGGGCCCGACGGCTCGGGCAGGCCCCCGCCCGCCGTGCGAGCGACGGCAGCCCCGGAGGTGTTCATGCGGCGACCGGTCGGCCTGGTCCTGATCGGCCTTGGCGCGTTCTTCCTCACGCTCGCGCCGCTCGTCCGTTTCTACGTCGCCGACCAGGTGGTCGTCGCGCCCCTGAACCGCTACCAGGTGACGAGCCTGGAGTCGAAGGGCTCCACGTACTTCGACGAGGCCGACCTCAAGCTCAAGACGGGCGTCACCCTGCTGGCCAAGAACACCGTCCGCGGGGACGTGCGCGCCAACGAGGGCAACGACGACATCGCGGTCTGGGACTCCACCACCAACATCTACAACCAGGAGAAGCCGGACAAGCCCGTCCAGATCCAGGGCTACCGCATCGCCTTCGACCGCCGGACGGGCGTCCTGACCAACTGCTGCGGCGCCAACGTCGACGGCGACAACGGCGTCCGGATGACCGGATACGGGCTGCTGTTCCCCATCGCGAACGTCCAGAAGAAGGACTACCCCTTCTACGACATGACGACCAAGCAGACGGCGCCGATGCAGTTCAACGCCGTCGAGAAGGTCCACGGGCTGACGGCGTACCGGTTCACCCAGACGATCCCGCTGACCAAGACGGCGGCGCTGGACGCCAAGCTGCCCGCGAAGATGCTCGGCCTGCCCGAGGACGCGGGAAGCCAGAAGGTCGACCGGTACACCGAGGCCTACAACACCGTCTGGGTCGATCCGCGCACGGGCATCCCGGTCAAGCACCGCGAGAACATCCGCAGCACCGTCCGCACGGCCGACGGCAGGGGCTCGATGATCGTCGCGCAGGCCGACCTCATCACCGTCGACAGGGACCAGAAGGGCCTGGTCGACATGGCGAACAGCACCGCCCTGCAGATCGACATGGTGCGCAGTTACATCCCGGCCGCCGGCGTCCTGCTCGGCCTGATCATGCTCTTCGTCGGCGGCCACTTCGGCATGGGCCGCCGCGAGGCCCCGCCCCTGGAGGCTCCGCGCCGCCCCGACGGCAAGTTCGGCGACATGACCCCGGCCGGCCCGCCCAGGCCGTCCGGTCCGCCCGGGCCCTCCAAGCCGTCCGCCGTGCCCACCGAGTCCGCGGCGCCCGTCGTGCCGTCCGCCGGACCGCCCGAGTCCCGCCGCCCGGCACCCCGCAGCCAGCGCCAGCAGCGCAAGGCCGCGGGCCCCGCGAAACGCCGCTGA
- a CDS encoding acyl-CoA synthetase, translating into MGSLGFWRLAQADPEWVAAVDPDGTQHAAGDLLARANRLVHGLRALGLEKGDGICGLVPNGADGVVLYLAALQAGWYYTPINWHLTGPEIGYIVADSEAKAFFVHERYAAEGARAGEEIEAHRRFAFGEVEGFRPIAELVDGQPDTLPDDRSNGATMHYTSGTTGRPKGVKRALAGLDPDDSAELMTFLLGMFGIPPGRPAGGEHQAHLVTSPNYHTAVTQFGGTALQMGHTLVYMDKWDAEETLRLIQEHRVSNTHMVPTHFKRLLSLPEDVRSRYDVSSMKWAIHAAAPCPVPLKQQMLDWWGDCVWEYYAATEGGGTIASPADWRAHPGTVGNAWPISELLVVDDDGEPVPTGTHGTIYMKMAGVEFEYKGDKEKTEKNRLKDFFTVGDIGYLTEDGFLFLSDRKADMIISGGANIYPAEIENEIILHPKVGDVAVFGIPDEEWGEQIKAVVEPAEGVEPGPALAEEILASLEGRLAKMKWPRSVDFIEAMPREPNGKLLKRKLRDPYWKDRDSAI; encoded by the coding sequence ATGGGGTCATTGGGCTTTTGGCGGCTGGCGCAGGCCGATCCCGAGTGGGTCGCCGCCGTCGATCCGGACGGGACGCAGCACGCCGCGGGCGACCTGCTGGCCCGCGCGAACCGGCTCGTCCACGGCTTGCGCGCGCTGGGGCTGGAGAAGGGCGACGGCATCTGCGGCCTCGTCCCGAACGGCGCGGACGGGGTCGTCCTCTATCTGGCGGCGCTCCAGGCGGGCTGGTACTACACGCCGATCAACTGGCACCTGACCGGCCCGGAGATCGGCTACATCGTCGCCGACAGCGAGGCCAAGGCGTTCTTCGTGCACGAGCGGTACGCCGCCGAGGGCGCGCGGGCGGGCGAGGAGATCGAGGCGCACCGGCGGTTCGCGTTCGGGGAGGTCGAGGGCTTCCGGCCGATCGCGGAGCTGGTGGACGGGCAGCCCGACACCCTGCCGGACGACCGCAGCAACGGCGCCACGATGCACTACACGTCCGGGACGACGGGACGGCCGAAGGGCGTGAAGCGGGCGCTGGCCGGGCTCGACCCCGACGACAGCGCCGAGCTGATGACGTTCCTGCTCGGCATGTTCGGCATCCCCCCGGGCCGCCCCGCCGGGGGAGAGCACCAGGCGCACCTCGTCACCTCCCCGAACTACCACACGGCCGTCACCCAGTTCGGCGGGACGGCCCTGCAGATGGGCCACACGCTCGTCTACATGGACAAGTGGGACGCCGAGGAGACCCTGCGGCTGATCCAGGAGCACCGCGTCAGCAACACCCACATGGTGCCGACGCACTTCAAGCGGCTGCTGTCGCTGCCGGAGGACGTCCGGTCCCGGTACGACGTGTCGAGCATGAAGTGGGCGATCCACGCGGCGGCGCCGTGCCCCGTGCCGCTCAAGCAGCAGATGCTCGACTGGTGGGGCGACTGCGTCTGGGAGTACTACGCGGCGACGGAGGGCGGCGGGACGATCGCCAGCCCGGCCGACTGGCGCGCCCACCCCGGCACCGTCGGCAACGCGTGGCCGATCAGCGAGCTGCTGGTCGTGGACGACGACGGCGAGCCCGTCCCGACCGGGACGCACGGCACGATCTACATGAAGATGGCCGGCGTCGAGTTCGAGTACAAGGGCGACAAGGAGAAGACGGAGAAGAACCGGCTGAAGGACTTCTTCACCGTCGGGGACATCGGGTACCTGACCGAGGACGGGTTCCTGTTCCTGTCCGACCGCAAGGCCGACATGATCATTTCGGGTGGCGCGAACATCTACCCGGCCGAGATCGAGAACGAGATCATCCTGCATCCCAAGGTCGGGGACGTCGCCGTGTTCGGCATCCCGGACGAGGAGTGGGGCGAGCAGATCAAGGCCGTCGTGGAGCCCGCCGAGGGCGTCGAGCCCGGCCCGGCGCTCGCGGAGGAGATCCTCGCGTCGCTGGAGGGGCGGCTGGCCAAGATGAAGTGGCCGAGGTCCGTCGACTTCATCGAGGCGATGCCCCGCGAGCCGAACGGCAAGCTCCTCAAGCGCAAGCTCAGGGACCCGTACTGGAAGGACCGCGACAGTGCCATCTGA
- a CDS encoding DUF6406 domain-containing protein — translation MRMEGITEHRIKPNRFYTIGVAGFDVATVKRLDPPEAVLGVSMEETGEEFEYVLRPGDTFPVADQTWQVVEVLFPDDADWDWEVHVRRIR, via the coding sequence ATGAGGATGGAAGGCATTACGGAGCATCGGATCAAGCCGAATCGTTTCTACACGATCGGGGTGGCAGGGTTCGATGTCGCGACGGTGAAGCGCCTGGATCCGCCCGAGGCAGTTCTTGGTGTCTCCATGGAAGAGACGGGAGAGGAGTTCGAGTACGTACTCCGTCCTGGCGACACGTTTCCGGTGGCTGACCAGACGTGGCAGGTCGTGGAGGTGCTCTTCCCCGACGACGCCGACTGGGACTGGGAAGTACACGTCCGCCGAATCCGTTGA
- a CDS encoding acyl-CoA synthetase, producing the protein MEFNHADLFEGVADAIGDRLALVCGDRRLTYAELDEHANRLAHHLADAGVGPGQHVAVQLYNGVEYAAALLAALKIRAVPINVNYRYVESELLYVYKDSDSVALLYDVEFEDRVAATVPQAPALRHLVAVGGEPSIPGAVAYDEALRDASGARDFPARSKDDLYIIYTGGTTGMPKGVMWSTEQMLLAFWNPTYPRPARPEDVVENARGGGPMTMMPVAPLMHGAAQMATWIAWFMGATLVYTRKFDAADVWRTIEREKVNSLTITGDAMAIPMAEELARGDYDTSSLLAYVSTGAIFTGTVRDRIQKLLPNTMILDRFGSTESGSTAEAVAGSTPEKGLRFAPDVENVTVLDDAFQPVKPGSGVIGQVARTGYIAQGYYNDPEKTARTFPMVDGRRWLLTGDIATVEEDGSIAVYGRGSQAINTGGEKVFPEEVEAVLKGHPAVYDAVVTGIPDERWGNRVAAVIQPSGAEPSFEELNEHCRKELSGYKVPRVYAFVAEMKRSPAGKADYRWAKRVAEEAR; encoded by the coding sequence ATGGAGTTCAACCACGCTGACCTGTTCGAGGGAGTCGCGGACGCGATCGGGGACCGTCTCGCGCTGGTGTGCGGCGACCGGCGCCTCACCTACGCCGAGCTGGACGAGCACGCGAACCGCCTCGCGCACCATCTGGCGGACGCGGGCGTCGGGCCCGGCCAGCACGTCGCCGTCCAGCTCTACAACGGCGTCGAGTACGCCGCCGCCCTGCTGGCCGCGCTGAAGATCCGGGCCGTGCCCATCAACGTCAACTACCGGTACGTGGAGAGCGAGCTGCTCTACGTGTACAAGGACTCCGACAGCGTCGCGCTGCTGTACGACGTGGAGTTCGAGGACCGCGTCGCGGCGACCGTCCCGCAGGCGCCCGCCCTGCGGCACCTCGTCGCGGTCGGCGGCGAGCCGTCCATCCCGGGCGCGGTCGCCTACGACGAGGCCCTGAGGGACGCCTCCGGCGCACGCGACTTCCCGGCGCGCTCCAAGGACGACCTCTACATCATCTACACCGGCGGGACGACCGGGATGCCGAAGGGCGTCATGTGGTCGACCGAGCAGATGCTGCTCGCGTTCTGGAACCCCACCTACCCCCGTCCGGCCAGGCCGGAGGACGTCGTCGAGAACGCCCGCGGCGGCGGCCCGATGACCATGATGCCGGTCGCGCCGCTGATGCACGGCGCCGCCCAGATGGCCACCTGGATCGCCTGGTTCATGGGCGCGACGCTCGTCTACACGCGCAAGTTCGACGCGGCCGACGTGTGGCGGACGATCGAGCGGGAGAAGGTCAACTCGCTGACGATCACCGGCGACGCCATGGCGATCCCGATGGCCGAGGAGCTGGCGCGCGGCGACTACGACACCTCGTCCCTGCTGGCCTACGTCTCCACCGGCGCGATCTTCACCGGGACGGTCCGCGACCGCATCCAGAAGCTGCTGCCGAACACGATGATCCTGGACCGCTTCGGCTCGACCGAGTCGGGCTCGACGGCCGAGGCGGTCGCCGGCTCCACCCCGGAGAAGGGCCTGCGGTTCGCGCCGGACGTGGAGAACGTCACCGTCCTGGACGACGCGTTCCAGCCCGTCAAGCCGGGATCCGGCGTGATCGGCCAGGTCGCCCGCACCGGCTACATCGCGCAGGGCTACTACAACGACCCGGAGAAGACCGCCAGGACGTTCCCCATGGTGGACGGCAGGCGCTGGCTGCTCACCGGTGACATCGCCACGGTGGAGGAGGACGGCTCGATCGCCGTGTACGGCCGCGGCTCGCAGGCCATCAACACCGGCGGCGAGAAGGTGTTCCCGGAAGAGGTCGAGGCCGTCCTCAAGGGCCACCCCGCCGTCTACGACGCGGTCGTGACGGGCATTCCGGACGAACGCTGGGGCAACCGCGTCGCGGCGGTGATCCAGCCCTCCGGCGCGGAGCCGTCCTTCGAGGAGCTGAACGAGCACTGCCGCAAGGAGCTGTCGGGCTACAAGGTGCCGCGCGTCTACGCGTTCGTTGCGGAGATGAAGCGCTCCCCGGCCGGCAAGGCGGACTACCGCTGGGCGAAGCGGGTGGCGGAGGAGGCCAGATAG
- a CDS encoding Zn-ribbon domain-containing OB-fold protein: MPSDTAPAGADTGLPEPNHVLEFPGGYTRSVGPVIGRFFSELRDGRLVGVRTADGRVLVPPSEYDPLTGEDVTGEFVEVGPVGTVTTWSWVARPAKEHPLDRPFAWALIRPDGADTALLHALDLGVFDEGAKPPKFLKTGMRVRPRWRAERTGGIGDIECFQPEVTMINAPTRLEYRLKGGQALRRFLEGMSEGRILGHRCPVCESVIVPMKGLCPRDGVPTTEEVELPDTGTVTTFAVNNIPDPRAPEVPFVSAYVLLDGAGLTMLTLVAGIPADQVRMGMRVKAAWRPREEWERTMGNIKWFEPVDEPDVPFEEIKDFM, encoded by the coding sequence GTGCCATCTGACACGGCGCCCGCAGGCGCCGACACCGGGCTGCCCGAGCCGAACCACGTCCTGGAGTTCCCCGGCGGCTACACCCGCTCGGTCGGCCCGGTGATCGGCCGTTTCTTCAGCGAGCTGCGCGACGGGCGGCTGGTCGGCGTCCGGACGGCGGACGGCAGGGTCCTCGTCCCGCCGTCGGAGTACGACCCGCTGACCGGCGAGGACGTGACCGGGGAGTTCGTCGAGGTCGGACCGGTCGGGACGGTCACCACCTGGTCGTGGGTGGCGCGCCCGGCCAAGGAGCACCCGCTGGACCGCCCGTTCGCCTGGGCGCTGATCCGGCCGGACGGCGCCGACACCGCGCTCCTGCACGCCCTCGACCTCGGCGTCTTCGATGAGGGGGCCAAGCCGCCGAAGTTCCTCAAGACGGGGATGCGCGTCCGCCCTCGGTGGCGGGCCGAGCGGACCGGCGGCATCGGCGACATCGAGTGCTTCCAGCCCGAGGTCACCATGATCAACGCGCCGACGCGGCTGGAGTACCGCCTGAAGGGCGGCCAGGCCCTGCGGCGCTTCCTGGAGGGCATGTCCGAAGGCCGCATCCTCGGCCACCGGTGCCCGGTGTGCGAGTCGGTCATCGTCCCGATGAAGGGGCTGTGCCCGCGCGACGGCGTCCCCACGACCGAGGAGGTGGAGCTGCCCGACACCGGCACCGTCACCACCTTCGCGGTCAACAACATCCCCGACCCGCGCGCGCCCGAGGTGCCGTTCGTGTCCGCCTACGTCCTGCTGGACGGCGCGGGCCTGACGATGCTGACGCTCGTGGCGGGCATCCCGGCGGACCAGGTCCGGATGGGCATGCGGGTGAAGGCGGCGTGGCGGCCCCGCGAGGAGTGGGAGCGGACGATGGGCAACATCAAGTGGTTCGAGCCCGTCGACGAGCCCGACGTCCCCTTCGAAGAGATCAAGGACTTCATGTGA
- a CDS encoding thiolase domain-containing protein has protein sequence MANRCAIIGVGQTAYKTKRLDVSMAGLLREAARRALEDAQLTWKDIDAVVVGKAPDLFEGVMMPETFLAEALGAAGKPVMRVHTAGSVGGSTAIVAAGLIQGGVHDRVLTIAWEKQSESNATWALTVNSPFTTSLVVGAGGYFAPHIRAYMRRSGAPDHIGTLVAVKDRQNALKNPWAHLKIPGISREMVESTPMLWEPIRYLETCPSSDGACAMVLASEDAAKKAPAPPAWVHGTAMRSEPMQFAGRDTVSPQGGKDAAADVYRQAGISDPRRELDCAEVYVPFSWYEPMWLENLGFCGESEGWKLTEAGATAMDGDIPWNPSGGVLSSNPIGASGMIRFAEAALQVRGQAGEHQVDGARRALGHAYGGGAQFFAMWIVGSDKP, from the coding sequence ATGGCTAACCGTTGCGCGATCATCGGCGTCGGGCAGACGGCGTACAAGACCAAGCGGCTGGACGTCTCGATGGCCGGGCTGCTGCGCGAGGCGGCCCGCCGGGCCCTGGAGGACGCCCAGCTGACCTGGAAGGACATCGACGCGGTCGTCGTCGGCAAGGCCCCCGACCTGTTCGAGGGCGTCATGATGCCGGAGACGTTCCTTGCCGAGGCGCTCGGCGCCGCCGGCAAGCCGGTCATGCGGGTGCACACCGCCGGGTCGGTCGGCGGCTCCACGGCGATCGTCGCGGCCGGCCTGATCCAGGGCGGCGTCCACGACCGCGTCCTCACGATCGCGTGGGAGAAGCAGTCGGAGTCGAACGCGACGTGGGCGCTGACGGTGAACTCGCCGTTCACGACGTCGCTGGTCGTGGGCGCGGGCGGCTACTTCGCCCCGCACATCCGCGCCTACATGCGCCGCTCGGGCGCCCCCGACCACATCGGGACGCTCGTCGCGGTCAAGGACCGGCAGAACGCCCTCAAGAACCCCTGGGCGCACCTGAAGATCCCCGGCATCTCCCGCGAGATGGTCGAGTCGACGCCGATGCTCTGGGAGCCGATCCGCTACCTGGAGACCTGCCCGTCCTCGGACGGCGCGTGCGCGATGGTGCTGGCCTCGGAGGACGCGGCGAAGAAGGCCCCGGCCCCGCCCGCGTGGGTGCACGGCACGGCGATGCGCTCGGAGCCCATGCAGTTCGCCGGGCGCGACACCGTCAGCCCGCAGGGCGGCAAGGACGCGGCGGCCGACGTCTACCGGCAGGCCGGGATCTCCGACCCGCGCCGCGAGCTCGACTGCGCCGAGGTCTACGTCCCTTTCTCCTGGTACGAGCCGATGTGGCTGGAGAACCTCGGGTTCTGCGGCGAGAGCGAGGGCTGGAAGCTCACCGAGGCGGGCGCGACGGCCATGGACGGCGACATCCCGTGGAACCCGTCCGGCGGCGTGCTGTCGTCCAACCCGATCGGGGCGTCCGGGATGATCCGGTTCGCCGAGGCGGCGCTGCAGGTGCGCGGCCAGGCGGGCGAGCACCAGGTGGACGGCGCGCGCCGCGCGCTCGGCCACGCCTACGGAGGCGGAGCCCAGTTCTTCGCCATGTGGATCGTCGGCAGCGACAAACCCTGA
- a CDS encoding crotonase/enoyl-CoA hydratase family protein, whose amino-acid sequence MTERLPISTEHCIVERDGHVVIVTMNRPEARNALSSSMLVGLADAWTYISDTPEVRVAILTGAEGTFCAGADLKAMGQQPSDPRVQERMGQIPNFHWKGLLREGQPTKPLICAIEGYAVAGGTELLVGTDLRVVAEGATLGLYEAKRGLFPMGGSAIRLPRQIGYANAMDILLTARSVTPQEALAMGLINKIVPDGQALAAARELADQIAACGPLAVQGILRTYRETQHLSEEDALKISDEIGWPVIGSEDAKEGSRAFKEKRPPVYHGK is encoded by the coding sequence ATGACGGAACGGCTGCCGATCAGCACCGAGCACTGCATCGTCGAGCGCGACGGGCACGTCGTCATCGTCACGATGAACCGCCCGGAGGCGCGCAACGCGCTCAGCTCGTCCATGCTGGTGGGCCTCGCCGACGCCTGGACCTACATCTCCGACACCCCCGAGGTGCGCGTCGCCATCCTCACCGGGGCCGAGGGAACGTTCTGCGCCGGCGCCGACCTGAAGGCCATGGGGCAGCAGCCGTCCGACCCCCGCGTCCAGGAGCGGATGGGGCAGATCCCCAACTTCCACTGGAAGGGCCTGCTGCGCGAGGGCCAGCCGACCAAGCCGCTGATCTGCGCCATCGAGGGCTACGCCGTGGCGGGCGGCACCGAGCTGCTCGTCGGCACCGACCTGCGCGTGGTCGCCGAGGGCGCCACCCTCGGCCTGTACGAGGCGAAGCGCGGCCTGTTCCCCATGGGCGGCTCCGCGATCCGCCTCCCCCGGCAGATCGGCTACGCCAACGCGATGGACATCCTGCTGACCGCCCGCTCGGTCACCCCGCAGGAGGCGCTCGCGATGGGCCTGATCAACAAGATCGTCCCGGACGGGCAGGCGCTCGCCGCCGCCCGCGAGCTGGCCGACCAGATCGCCGCCTGCGGCCCCCTCGCCGTCCAGGGCATCCTGCGCACCTACCGCGAGACCCAGCACCTGTCCGAGGAGGACGCTCTCAAGATCTCCGACGAGATCGGCTGGCCGGTCATCGGCTCCGAGGACGCCAAGGAGGGCTCGCGCGCCTTCAAGGAGAAGCGCCCGCCCGTCTACCACGGCAAGTGA